The DNA segment TATTCAGCAAAAACTATTGATACCAATGAGTTAAAAGATAATTTAACAAATCAAAACTATGTTATTGTAGATTTAAGAAAAGATGAAGCGTTTAATGGATGGAAAATCGATGGTATCTCTAGAGGAGGTCATATTAAAAACTCAGTCCATTTTCCTACAACATGGCTTAAAGAAGTAAAAGGTGATAAATTATCAAGTTTATTAAAGAAAAAAGGTATCACATCTGATAAAACTATCGTTCTTTATCATAGTGATAATAATGAAAGTAAGAAGATGGCTTCAAAGTTAAACGAATTAAACTACTCAAATATTCTGGTTTACGATAAGTTAGATGAATGGGCAAACAATGAATCTCTACCAATGGATGCTCTACCTAATTATGAAAAGTTAGTCTATCCTGAATGGGTAAACGATTTAATTAACGATAAAAATCCAGAAACCTATCCTGGTAAAGGATATTTAATAATTGAAACAAGTTGGGGACGTCCATCAAAATATTATACTTCTGGACATATTCCTGGTACTGTACATTTAGATACAAACGAAATAGAAAGTGAATCAGATTGGAATATTGGACCTGTATCTAAAATAGAAAAGACATTGAAAAAGTTTGGTATAACTCCTGATACTACTGTTATTCTTTATAGTGAAAATACTATGGAAGGAGCTAGAGGAGCTTTAGCTATGATGTGGGCTGGTGTTAAAGATGTTAGATTACTAAATGGAAATTTAAAAGCTTAGAAAGACGCAGGATTTAAAACTGAAACAAAGAATAATACTCCTACTCCTATTAAAGATTTTGGCTTAAAAATACCTCAACATCCTGAATATATTCTTCCACTCCCTAAAGATGTACTTGAAAAACAAAAAGATCCAAATTTTGTTTTAGCGAGTATCAGAAGTTGGGACGAATTTATTGGTAAAATAAGTGGTTATGATTATATAAAAGAAACTGGTGAACCTAAAGGTGCTGTTTGGGGACATGCTGGTTCTAGTTCTAATGATATGGAAGATTTTGAAGACGTAGATGGAACATTAAGAAGCTACCCAGAGATAGTTAAGATGTGGGAAGAATGGGGTATAACTTCCGATAAAGAAGTTAGTTTCTACTGTGGAACTGGATGGAGAGCAGCTGAAACATGGTTTATAGCTTATTTAATGGATTGGCCAAATATCAATGTTTATGATGGTGGCTGGTTCCTTTGGTCTATGGACAAAAACAATCCTGTTCAAAAGGGCGATCCAAGAAAAAAATAAATAGATAAATAAATAATAACCCATGATTTAACCTATTTTGCATATATCTTGCATTTGATTAAATTATGGGTTATTTATTTATAATAGTTTTATCTATCTTTTAGAGCTATACTTCTAAAAGTCTGAATTACAATATTTAAAAATATAGCAATGATGAAAAAGTAGTAACCTCTCAACTCCATAGAATTAGTGAATAATATAAATCCTATTCCTATTACTGATAGTAAAGGAACAATTATCAAACCTTTATTTAACTTTCTACTTTTAGATCTTGCTAATTTATAAAATAGTAGTATTATAGAAACAATCAATATTACTATTAAAACTATCTTATATATATTAAGAAACTCATGTCTAAATAATTGTTCTTTAAATTTAATATTTTTATAAGATAGATACTGAGCTACTCCCATTTTTCTAGTAG comes from the Gottschalkia purinilytica genome and includes:
- a CDS encoding rhodanese-like domain-containing protein; the protein is MYKKTRSILLVLVSLLCFLFLTACGTSSKDNTSEKDKKEPTKTYSAKTIDTNELKDNLTNQNYVIVDLRKDEAFNGWKIDGISRGGHIKNSVHFPTTWLKEVKGDKLSSLLKKKGITSDKTIVLYHSDNNESKKMASKLNELNYSNILVYDKLDEWANNESLPMDALPNYEKLVYPEWVNDLINDKNPETYPGKGYLIIETSWGRPSKYYTSGHIPGTVHLDTNEIESESDWNIGPVSKIEKTLKKFGITPDTTVILYSENTMEGARGALAMMWAGVKDVRLLNGNLKA
- a CDS encoding sulfurtransferase — protein: MLPLPKDVLEKQKDPNFVLASIRSWDEFIGKISGYDYIKETGEPKGAVWGHAGSSSNDMEDFEDVDGTLRSYPEIVKMWEEWGITSDKEVSFYCGTGWRAAETWFIAYLMDWPNINVYDGGWFLWSMDKNNPVQKGDPRKK